One genomic region from Halomicrobium zhouii encodes:
- a CDS encoding lipase family protein codes for MVAYRNDDGDRGNGESSEGRSRRDLLKNAGIAVGSAVGLRAATSPGAADSDEIRELDLRDGVPPVAAAPQGEDEVVFNVHGYSASSFSVTGARRLQGTLREVGNTETVTAVTWDDSGGPIGALTNARDQGGVFADWMAAYLKENPGTTVRVLGHSMGGIVTFEFLAGAEGRFTVANADTIGSYAASDAPCEGSGFHDAIESAAESVGNYYSTNDGIARLGSGPASCSAGALPSNYVDVDVSDSVVGHTSYKASTGCVQAIVDNYVSGGDDGTPTETPTETTSPTDTPTETETGSPTDTESPTETPPEPPTETGPTIDTFDVSEEGFGNDPDVEWAVSDADGDLATVESTLRSYAGRTLDSATSDVSGTTAEGRHELDTLSWWKDVVELTVTDEAGNSVTERAPAP; via the coding sequence ATGGTAGCGTACCGAAACGACGACGGCGACAGGGGAAATGGGGAATCGTCAGAGGGCCGTTCGCGGCGGGACCTGCTCAAAAACGCCGGGATAGCCGTCGGTAGCGCCGTCGGGCTCCGCGCGGCGACGAGCCCGGGCGCAGCCGACTCCGACGAGATACGCGAACTGGACCTGCGGGACGGCGTGCCGCCGGTCGCGGCCGCGCCACAGGGAGAGGACGAGGTCGTCTTCAACGTCCACGGCTACTCGGCCTCGTCGTTCAGCGTCACCGGGGCCAGGCGGCTACAGGGAACGCTGCGGGAGGTCGGGAACACCGAGACGGTGACGGCCGTGACCTGGGACGACAGCGGTGGCCCCATCGGCGCACTGACGAACGCGCGCGACCAGGGCGGCGTCTTCGCCGACTGGATGGCGGCGTACCTCAAGGAGAACCCCGGGACGACGGTCCGCGTCCTGGGCCACTCGATGGGGGGCATCGTCACCTTCGAGTTCCTCGCCGGGGCGGAGGGTCGTTTCACGGTGGCCAACGCCGACACGATAGGCTCGTACGCGGCGTCCGACGCACCCTGCGAGGGGTCGGGGTTTCACGACGCCATCGAGAGCGCCGCCGAGTCCGTCGGGAACTACTACTCGACGAACGACGGCATCGCCCGCCTCGGTAGCGGGCCCGCGAGCTGTTCGGCGGGGGCACTGCCGTCGAACTACGTCGACGTCGACGTGAGCGATTCGGTCGTTGGCCACACCTCGTACAAGGCGAGCACCGGGTGCGTGCAAGCGATCGTCGACAACTACGTCTCCGGGGGAGACGACGGCACGCCCACGGAGACCCCGACCGAAACGACGTCACCGACGGACACCCCGACGGAGACCGAGACCGGGTCGCCGACCGATACCGAGTCGCCAACCGAGACCCCGCCCGAACCGCCCACCGAGACCGGGCCTACCATCGACACGTTCGACGTCTCGGAGGAGGGTTTCGGCAACGACCCCGACGTCGAGTGGGCCGTCTCTGACGCGGACGGTGACCTCGCCACGGTCGAATCGACGCTCCGTAGCTACGCCGGCAGGACGCTCGATAGTGCCACTTCCGACGTCTCGGGCACGACGGCCGAGGGCCGTCACGAGCTCGACACGCTCTCCTGGTGGAAAGACGTCGTCGAACTGACCGTCACCGACGAGGCGGGCAACAGCGTGACCGAGCGGGCGCCGGCGCCGTAA
- a CDS encoding DHH family phosphoesterase, with the protein MDDWLIDDERLSIERKSILPGAGFFTPDSVEEEEAEREAAESLTDAGVVVIADPDSDGLACVALVREAFGEGQLVPAGPHEIEESLEWAAEYAEPDATVVVCDLCPDSEYDVAALPDLVDRVEDVRWYDHHQWDPELAEFVDDQGVERVVGDSDEVCTADVVLAELDHEFSEQFAELAAVTRDHDLWIREDERSDDLADLSYWSEPEEYIESVLEHGPDLSAEIHEFLAEKRVEKEALIEKAVQRAELRDVGEWTVGVTYGRCSQNEVAEALREQGADAAVIVKPAGSASIRGTENFERAHEVAGQVNGGGHPRAAGCKPDIYDDMLDYAHHWSTRGAVAKQAIVDAFLRLEPEEDEGVDTER; encoded by the coding sequence ATGGACGACTGGCTCATCGACGACGAGCGCCTCTCTATCGAGCGGAAGTCGATCCTCCCCGGCGCGGGCTTTTTCACGCCCGACTCGGTCGAGGAAGAGGAAGCCGAACGCGAAGCGGCGGAGTCGCTAACGGACGCGGGCGTCGTGGTCATCGCCGACCCAGATTCGGACGGCCTGGCCTGCGTCGCGCTGGTCCGCGAGGCCTTCGGCGAGGGACAACTCGTCCCCGCCGGACCGCACGAGATCGAGGAGAGCCTGGAGTGGGCCGCCGAGTACGCCGAACCCGACGCGACCGTCGTGGTCTGTGACCTGTGTCCCGACAGCGAGTACGACGTCGCGGCGCTGCCGGACCTGGTCGACCGCGTCGAAGACGTTCGGTGGTACGACCACCACCAGTGGGACCCCGAACTCGCAGAGTTCGTCGACGACCAGGGCGTCGAACGCGTCGTCGGCGACTCCGACGAGGTGTGTACCGCCGACGTCGTGCTCGCGGAACTGGACCACGAATTCAGCGAGCAGTTTGCCGAACTCGCCGCCGTCACCCGCGACCACGACCTGTGGATCCGCGAGGACGAGCGCAGCGACGACCTGGCGGACCTCTCGTACTGGTCCGAACCCGAGGAGTACATCGAGTCCGTCCTCGAACACGGTCCGGACCTCTCCGCGGAGATCCACGAGTTCCTCGCCGAGAAGCGCGTCGAGAAGGAAGCGCTCATCGAGAAGGCCGTCCAGCGCGCCGAACTCCGCGACGTCGGCGAGTGGACCGTCGGCGTCACCTACGGCCGTTGCTCCCAGAACGAGGTCGCCGAGGCGCTCCGCGAGCAGGGCGCCGACGCCGCCGTCATCGTCAAGCCCGCCGGCTCGGCCTCCATCCGCGGCACCGAGAACTTCGAGCGCGCCCACGAGGTGGCCGGGCAGGTCAACGGCGGCGGCCATCCCCGCGCCGCCGGCTGCAAGCCCGACATCTACGACGACATGCTCGACTACGCCCACCACTGGTCGACTCGGGGAGCCGTTGCGAAGCAAGCCATCGTCGACGCGTTTCTTCGGCTGGAACCCGAAGAGGACGAGGGCGTCGACACCGAGCGATAG
- a CDS encoding universal stress protein has product MFETVLIATDGSASAKRAVEAALDLAERFDASVHALYVVDAGEVAASPDEVRDDLERALATAGGRALTFVRETADETAEKGDVVTAVREGDPVDEICQYATDQEADVVVTGTRGRHDDHGFLLGSVAEGVVRRSGPPVLTVRQLEGAAAEE; this is encoded by the coding sequence ATGTTCGAGACGGTACTCATCGCGACGGACGGGTCGGCCAGCGCCAAACGGGCCGTGGAGGCGGCCCTGGACCTGGCCGAGCGGTTCGACGCGTCGGTCCACGCCCTCTATGTCGTCGACGCCGGCGAGGTGGCGGCCTCGCCCGACGAGGTCAGGGACGACCTCGAACGCGCGCTGGCGACCGCTGGCGGGCGTGCGCTGACGTTCGTTCGCGAGACGGCAGACGAGACGGCCGAGAAGGGCGACGTCGTCACGGCCGTCCGCGAGGGCGACCCCGTCGACGAGATTTGCCAGTACGCCACCGACCAGGAGGCCGACGTCGTCGTCACGGGCACGCGCGGGCGCCACGACGACCACGGATTTTTGCTGGGGAGCGTCGCCGAGGGCGTCGTCCGACGGTCCGGGCCGCCCGTGCTGACCGTTCGACAGCTGGAAGGCGCCGCCGCGGAGGAGTGA
- a CDS encoding AEC family transporter: protein MDLGVRLLYMLSLLAVGLAARHVGLLEATRRDRLNAVAFYVTLPALIFLSTYDQPLGTLLSPELLAGLWVVLFAVVGASWLVHRRTDPRSTRSIAMVQSYHSNFGFLGLPLVAVTLGSAAAGRGSIILGIGALTQVPLTVLLLVSMNDAEASLGSELRSLATNPVLIALALGLIASVYSLSVPDAAQTGLGWLSDLALPLALVLVGSALEMRMPDSDWQALGGVVGLKVFLMPVFAFVAFTALGADPLTRNAAVVMFGAPTAVSTFIYASELGGDAEFASVAVFATTVVSVGTLGVALQLLV from the coding sequence ATGGATCTGGGCGTCCGCCTTCTCTACATGCTCTCGTTGCTGGCCGTCGGTCTGGCCGCCCGCCACGTCGGACTGCTGGAGGCGACCCGGCGGGATCGGCTCAACGCCGTCGCCTTCTACGTGACGCTCCCTGCGCTGATCTTCCTCTCGACGTACGACCAGCCGCTGGGAACGCTACTGTCGCCGGAACTGCTCGCGGGGCTGTGGGTCGTCCTGTTCGCCGTCGTCGGGGCCAGCTGGCTGGTCCACCGCCGGACCGACCCGCGCTCGACCCGGAGCATCGCGATGGTGCAGTCCTACCACAGCAACTTCGGCTTCCTGGGGCTGCCGCTCGTGGCCGTCACGCTCGGCAGCGCCGCGGCGGGCCGAGGGAGCATCATCCTCGGCATCGGCGCGCTGACGCAGGTGCCCCTCACCGTCCTCCTGCTCGTCTCGATGAACGACGCGGAGGCCTCCCTGGGTAGCGAACTCCGGAGCCTCGCGACCAACCCCGTCCTGATCGCCCTCGCGCTCGGCTTGATCGCCTCCGTCTACTCGCTGTCGGTGCCCGATGCGGCCCAGACCGGACTGGGCTGGCTCTCCGACCTGGCCCTCCCACTCGCGCTCGTCCTCGTCGGCTCGGCCCTGGAGATGCGCATGCCCGACTCGGACTGGCAGGCGCTGGGCGGCGTCGTCGGCCTCAAGGTGTTCCTGATGCCCGTCTTCGCCTTCGTCGCGTTCACGGCGCTCGGGGCGGACCCGCTCACCCGCAACGCCGCGGTCGTCATGTTCGGCGCCCCCACCGCCGTCTCGACGTTCATCTACGCGAGCGAACTCGGCGGCGACGCGGAGTTCGCCTCCGTCGCCGTCTTCGCGACCACCGTCGTCTCGGTGGGCACGCTCGGCGTCGCGCTCCAGTTGCTGGTGTGA